One Fontisphaera persica DNA window includes the following coding sequences:
- a CDS encoding ArsR/SmtB family transcription factor has translation MRALTQYLKALADPTRLRLVLALQDGELCVCQLNTLFPLSPSTLSRHLAALERAGLVQSRKEGRWVYFALPRRGLAPAARQLLRWAMHHAARDPQAREDARHLRQCRRSGQKPVCPPAP, from the coding sequence ATGCGGGCCTTGACCCAATACCTGAAAGCCCTGGCCGACCCCACCCGGCTGCGCCTCGTCCTGGCCTTGCAGGACGGCGAGCTGTGCGTCTGCCAATTAAACACGCTCTTTCCGCTGTCACCTTCCACCTTGTCGCGCCATCTGGCCGCCCTGGAACGTGCCGGCCTGGTGCAAAGCCGCAAGGAAGGGCGCTGGGTCTATTTTGCGCTGCCCCGCCGCGGCCTCGCGCCGGCGGCCCGCCAGTTGTTGCGCTGGGCCATGCACCACGCGGCCCGCGACCCCCAGGCCAGGGAAGACGCCCGCCACCTGCGCCAATGCCGGCGCTCCGGGCAAAAACCGGTTTGTCCCCCGGCGCCATGA